A genomic region of Streptomyces diastaticus subsp. diastaticus contains the following coding sequences:
- a CDS encoding tyrosine-type recombinase/integrase, whose product MNSRPSPDLTASEQRSSTAYLRKLKSGKWQATVRNRAGDRFSESFPLKAQARAWGIALETQFARGGMRDPRAGEIAFREWHDRWWNARIVEPHTLRGDASSIKNHVMPYWADWEMRAITRMDVQSWIRSLVEKGAGPAAIKRAYNLTSSIMRAAVDDDVIAVSPCRSIDLPPIAIKPPQWFTPDQAQSILDGLAPAWRTMCLLGFYTGLRWGELSGLHRHRIDTRRSRLFVVEVNTKSGIKEYPKSSKSRREVPLPPHVLAALERHIHRLDRDAVVFTTITKGRSGRLLADSNWRRQTWWPAVEAAYHFGDDGELQLVPHYPPHSMRHTCASWLVQRGVSLYEVQHLLGHESFQTTQRYAHLQPDAHKAVLGAWERMETPLTIVA is encoded by the coding sequence GTGAATTCCCGCCCCAGCCCAGACCTCACCGCTTCCGAACAAAGGAGTAGTACCGCGTACCTGCGCAAACTGAAGTCCGGCAAATGGCAGGCGACCGTACGCAACCGGGCCGGAGACCGGTTCAGCGAGTCCTTCCCCCTCAAGGCCCAGGCGCGGGCCTGGGGCATCGCGCTGGAGACCCAGTTCGCCCGCGGAGGCATGCGCGACCCGCGGGCCGGCGAGATCGCGTTCCGGGAGTGGCACGACCGGTGGTGGAACGCCCGCATCGTCGAACCCCACACGCTGCGGGGCGACGCGTCCAGCATCAAGAACCACGTCATGCCGTACTGGGCTGACTGGGAGATGCGGGCCATCACCCGCATGGACGTCCAGAGCTGGATACGCTCCCTGGTCGAGAAGGGCGCAGGCCCTGCCGCGATCAAGCGGGCCTACAACCTGACGTCGTCCATCATGCGCGCTGCTGTCGACGACGATGTGATCGCGGTGAGCCCGTGCCGCAGCATCGATCTGCCGCCCATCGCGATCAAACCGCCGCAGTGGTTCACGCCCGACCAGGCGCAGAGCATCCTCGACGGACTCGCCCCCGCCTGGCGGACGATGTGCCTGCTCGGCTTCTACACCGGACTGCGCTGGGGAGAGCTCTCCGGCCTACACCGCCACCGCATCGACACACGCCGCTCCCGCCTGTTCGTCGTGGAGGTCAACACCAAGAGCGGCATCAAGGAGTACCCCAAGAGCTCCAAGAGCCGCCGGGAGGTCCCGCTCCCGCCCCATGTCCTCGCAGCCCTCGAACGCCACATCCACCGGCTCGACCGCGACGCAGTGGTCTTCACGACCATCACCAAGGGCCGCTCCGGGCGCCTCCTCGCCGACAGCAACTGGCGTCGGCAGACCTGGTGGCCTGCTGTCGAGGCTGCCTACCATTTCGGCGACGACGGCGAGTTGCAGCTCGTCCCGCACTACCCGCCGCACTCCATGCGCCACACTTGCGCCTCGTGGCTCGTCCAGAGGGGAGTCTCGCTCTACGAGGTTCAGCACCTTCTCGGCCACGAGAGCTTCCAGACCACCCAGCGCTACGCCCACCTCCAGCCGGACGCCCATAAGGCTGTGCTGGGAGCCTGGGAACGCATGGAAACCCCGCTCACCATCGTCGCATGA
- a CDS encoding antibiotic biosynthesis monooxygenase family protein, producing the protein MFVILFKSHLSEQAGEEYYATEERMQERVRAVAGSDPVEVKHYTGEDGERLAVMTWRDEETLDKWRHDPEHQVAQHMGRKHWYSAYELTVAQVVRTSAHDNRSPDATAEEPR; encoded by the coding sequence ATGTTCGTGATCCTGTTCAAGTCGCACCTGTCCGAGCAGGCCGGCGAGGAGTACTACGCCACCGAGGAGCGGATGCAGGAGCGGGTCCGCGCCGTCGCCGGGTCCGACCCGGTGGAGGTCAAGCACTACACCGGGGAGGACGGTGAACGTCTCGCCGTCATGACGTGGCGCGACGAGGAGACGTTGGACAAGTGGCGTCACGACCCCGAGCACCAGGTGGCGCAGCACATGGGCAGGAAGCACTGGTACTCCGCCTACGAGCTGACCGTCGCCCAGGTGGTCCGGACCAGCGCACACGACAACCGGAGCCCGGACGCAACGGCCGAAGAGCCGCGCTAG
- a CDS encoding helix-turn-helix domain-containing protein, with protein MPARLLSIPAVAAALDVDRRTVYRFIAAGDLPVVDLRTGTERSRVRVPAAGLEEFIARRLVGSPRLRR; from the coding sequence ATGCCTGCCCGTTTGCTGTCCATTCCCGCTGTCGCCGCCGCCCTGGACGTCGACCGGCGCACCGTCTACCGCTTCATCGCCGCCGGCGACCTCCCGGTCGTCGACCTGCGCACCGGGACGGAACGATCTCGCGTCCGTGTCCCTGCTGCCGGGCTTGAGGAGTTCATCGCCAGGAGATTGGTTGGCTCCCCGCGCCTCCGTCGGTGA
- a CDS encoding IS5 family transposase (programmed frameshift), whose translation MGRGTWSWIVPDGLWEIAEPLIPPSKVRPQGGGTQDTPDETLFAAIIYVLVSGCAWRALPPCFGISKSTAHRRFLIWSRAGVWGRLHEEILHRLNDAGLLDLSRAVLDSAHLRAKKGGELTGPSPVDRGKPGSKMHVLSDANGLPLLVGLSAANTHDSLALKPMVEGHQTRHDPHRSRYFKPQRLHADKAYDVPHLRKWLWGKHIGVRIARKGVESSERLGRRRWVIERTMSWLTGYRRLNHRYERHPRNYLAFLGLAAALCCYKRLARLTT comes from the exons ATGGGGCGGGGTACGTGGAGTTGGATTGTTCCGGACGGGCTGTGGGAGATCGCGGAGCCGCTGATCCCACCGTCAAAGGTGCGGCCGCAGGGCGGCGGGACTCAGGACACGCCCGATGAGACGCTGTTCGCCGCGATCATCTACGTCCTGGTCAGCGGGTGCGCCTGGCGGGCCTTGCCGCCGTGCTTCGGGATATCGAAGTCGACGGCCCACCGAAGGTTCCTGATCTGGTCAAGAGCCGGCGTGTGGGGCCGACTGCACGAGGAGATCCTGCACCGGCTGAACGACGCCGGCCTGCTCGACCTGTCCCGGGCCGTGCTCGACTCCGCCCACCTGAGGGCTA AAAAAGGGGGCGAACTCACAGGTCCGAGCCCCGTGGACCGGGGCAAGCCGGGCTCCAAGATGCACGTCCTGTCGGACGCGAACGGACTGCCCCTCCTCGTCGGCCTCTCCGCGGCCAACACCCACGACAGCCTCGCGCTGAAGCCGATGGTCGAGGGTCACCAAACGAGACACGACCCCCACCGCAGCCGGTACTTCAAGCCTCAGCGCCTGCATGCGGACAAAGCCTACGACGTCCCCCACCTGCGGAAATGGTTATGGGGCAAGCACATCGGCGTACGCATCGCCCGCAAGGGAGTCGAGTCCAGCGAACGCTTGGGACGCCGCAGATGGGTCATCGAGCGGACCATGTCCTGGCTGACCGGCTACCGCAGACTGAACCACCGCTACGAACGCCATCCCCGCAACTACCTGGCCTTCCTCGGCCTCGCCGCCGCCCTCTGCTGCTACAAACGCCTCGCTCGACTCACCACATAG
- a CDS encoding IS110 family transposase, translated as MFEIEDVGVFLGLDVGKSNHHGHGLTPAGKKVFDKPLPNSEPKLRAVFDKLTAKFGTVLVIVDQPASIGALPLTVARDAGCRVAYLPGLAMRRIADLYPGEAKTDAKDAAVIADAARTMPHTLRSLELTDEITAELTVLVGFDQDLAAEATRTSNRIRGLLTQFHPSLERVLGPRLDHQAITWLLERYGSPAALRKAGRRRLVELIRPKAPRMAARLIDDVFDALDEQTVVVPGTGTLDIVVPSLAASLTAVHTQRRAMEAQINTLLEAHPLSPVLTSMPGVGVRTAAVLLVTVGDGTSYPTAAHLASYAGLAPTTKQSGTSIHGEHAPRGGNRQLKRAMFLSAFACMNADPASRAYYDKQRARGKTHTQALLRLARQRVSVLFAMLRDGTFYQSRTPNDVELAA; from the coding sequence ATGTTCGAGATCGAAGACGTGGGCGTGTTCCTCGGCCTGGACGTCGGCAAGAGCAACCATCACGGCCACGGGCTCACCCCGGCGGGCAAAAAGGTCTTCGACAAGCCGCTGCCCAACAGCGAGCCGAAACTGCGGGCCGTCTTCGACAAGCTGACCGCGAAGTTCGGCACCGTGTTGGTGATCGTGGACCAGCCCGCCTCCATCGGCGCCCTGCCGTTGACCGTCGCCCGCGACGCGGGCTGCCGCGTCGCCTACCTGCCCGGCCTGGCCATGCGCCGCATCGCCGACCTCTACCCCGGAGAGGCCAAGACCGACGCCAAGGACGCGGCCGTCATCGCGGACGCCGCACGGACGATGCCGCACACCCTGCGCTCCCTGGAACTGACCGACGAGATCACCGCCGAGCTGACCGTCCTGGTCGGCTTCGACCAGGACCTCGCCGCCGAGGCCACCCGCACCAGCAACCGGATACGCGGCCTGCTCACCCAGTTCCACCCCAGCCTGGAACGCGTCCTCGGACCACGTCTGGACCACCAGGCAATCACCTGGCTCCTGGAGCGCTATGGCTCCCCGGCCGCCCTGCGCAAGGCCGGCCGCCGCCGGCTCGTGGAACTGATCCGCCCGAAGGCCCCACGCATGGCCGCCCGACTGATCGATGACGTCTTCGACGCGCTCGACGAGCAGACCGTCGTCGTCCCGGGCACCGGCACCCTGGACATCGTCGTCCCCTCCCTGGCCGCTTCCCTGACCGCCGTGCACACCCAGCGCAGGGCGATGGAAGCCCAGATCAACACGCTGCTGGAGGCCCACCCTCTTTCCCCGGTCCTGACCTCGATGCCCGGCGTCGGCGTCAGGACCGCCGCCGTCCTGCTGGTCACCGTCGGCGACGGCACCAGCTACCCCACCGCTGCCCACCTGGCCTCCTACGCTGGCCTCGCCCCCACCACGAAGCAGTCGGGAACCTCCATCCACGGCGAACACGCACCCCGAGGCGGCAACCGGCAACTCAAACGGGCGATGTTCCTGTCCGCCTTCGCCTGCATGAACGCCGATCCCGCCTCCCGTGCCTACTACGACAAGCAACGAGCCCGCGGCAAGACCCATACCCAGGCCCTCCTCCGCCTCGCCCGCCAACGCGTCAGCGTCCTGTTCGCCATGCTCCGCGACGGCACCTTCTACCAATCCAGGACACCGAACGACGTCGAGCTCGCCGCATAA
- a CDS encoding thioesterase II family protein produces MSRIRERGWVRSMITGDPLGVRVVCFPHSGGSGITFGEWSAAVPPGVSLMAVQYPGRGDRFGEPPVDDVAAMAGCVAAELLRLPPGDHILFGHSLGALVAYETALLLRDAGEEPLALCVSAALPPGRMNNRSIHLAPDDEFWTTLCALGGIEPAIAENAELRDLLLPVIRSDLRAHATYRPRPGARSLSCPVRCYHGEGDPLVEQAQLAGWAGVTSGGFTETARPGGHFHVTSDVAELVVDVLSQGRK; encoded by the coding sequence ATGAGCCGCATACGGGAACGCGGATGGGTGCGGTCGATGATCACCGGTGACCCGCTCGGCGTGCGCGTGGTGTGCTTCCCGCACTCGGGGGGCTCGGGGATCACCTTCGGCGAGTGGTCCGCCGCGGTGCCGCCCGGCGTGTCGCTGATGGCCGTTCAGTACCCGGGCCGCGGCGACCGCTTCGGCGAGCCGCCCGTGGACGACGTGGCCGCGATGGCCGGCTGCGTGGCGGCGGAGCTGCTGCGGTTGCCGCCGGGCGACCACATTCTGTTCGGGCACAGCCTGGGCGCGCTGGTCGCCTACGAGACCGCCCTGCTGCTGCGGGACGCCGGCGAGGAACCCCTGGCGCTCTGCGTGTCCGCCGCTCTGCCGCCCGGACGGATGAACAACAGAAGCATCCACCTGGCACCCGACGACGAGTTCTGGACGACGCTGTGCGCGCTGGGCGGCATCGAACCCGCGATCGCCGAGAACGCCGAGCTGCGCGACCTCCTCCTGCCCGTCATCCGCTCGGACCTGCGGGCCCACGCGACCTATCGGCCCCGCCCGGGCGCCCGTTCGCTGTCCTGCCCCGTGCGCTGCTACCACGGCGAGGGCGACCCGTTGGTGGAGCAGGCCCAGCTGGCGGGGTGGGCGGGCGTCACCTCCGGCGGCTTCACGGAAACCGCGCGGCCGGGCGGGCACTTCCATGTGACGTCCGACGTCGCGGAACTCGTCGTGGACGTGCTGAGCCAGGGCCGGAAGTGA
- a CDS encoding FAD-dependent oxidoreductase — translation MNGNGTNHTDGNPETVIVGAGLVGAVTACYLAPRFGTVTLLEKRADPRLEPPPERRSLVVMLSARGWRALSDLGVADAVRRICVPLHGRCGHLSDGRTRLTPYSRDGQPIWAVERRRLHQILLDAAEATPGVRIRFGQRVRSVDLDEPAVLVEDRHGSRRLTCRRVLGCDGAHSAVRAALEARGARVEVRKLDLAYQEIDVPAGRLDPGVTHFWPAGKAMFAAHPLPSGKLSGSLFMRLGGPAPSYAAARGGQDLSEMFAAHFPEPTAIIPDIAEQLATKAVSTLTTVRCDRWVWRDTFALLGDSCHAMAPFMGQGMNCGFEDARVLVACLDASADWAAGLAAYEKSRTEDADAISRLSYRHYFTMANPPREETSADVLRGRLTVLFPDRFVPLYERCAFSEESYASVLRDDRRLDRLVADLLARYGTGLVSAPDDRLRACTPPPTPTTATLEDSGCS, via the coding sequence ATGAACGGCAACGGCACGAACCACACGGACGGGAACCCGGAGACCGTCATCGTGGGGGCCGGTCTGGTGGGCGCGGTCACGGCCTGCTACCTCGCCCCCCGCTTCGGAACGGTCACCCTGCTGGAGAAACGGGCGGACCCCAGACTGGAGCCCCCTCCGGAACGCCGGTCACTCGTCGTGATGCTGTCGGCGCGCGGCTGGCGCGCCCTGTCGGACCTTGGCGTCGCGGACGCCGTGCGCCGCATCTGCGTCCCCCTGCACGGACGCTGCGGACACCTGTCCGACGGCCGGACGCGGTTGACTCCCTATAGCCGGGACGGACAGCCCATCTGGGCGGTGGAGCGCCGGCGGCTGCACCAGATCCTGCTGGACGCCGCCGAGGCGACCCCCGGTGTGCGCATCCGCTTCGGGCAGCGGGTGCGCTCGGTGGACCTGGACGAACCCGCGGTGCTGGTGGAGGACCGGCACGGCTCGCGCCGGCTGACGTGCCGCCGGGTCCTCGGCTGCGACGGCGCGCACTCCGCCGTCCGGGCCGCCCTGGAGGCGCGCGGCGCACGGGTCGAGGTGCGCAAACTGGACCTGGCGTACCAGGAGATCGACGTGCCGGCCGGGCGGCTGGACCCGGGCGTCACGCACTTCTGGCCCGCCGGGAAGGCGATGTTCGCCGCGCACCCCCTGCCGTCGGGGAAGCTCTCCGGCTCCTTGTTCATGCGTCTCGGCGGCCCCGCCCCGTCCTACGCGGCGGCCCGCGGTGGCCAGGACCTGTCCGAGATGTTCGCCGCTCACTTTCCCGAGCCGACCGCGATCATCCCCGACATCGCGGAACAGCTGGCCACCAAGGCCGTCTCGACCCTCACGACCGTCCGCTGCGACCGATGGGTCTGGCGAGACACCTTCGCGCTGCTCGGTGACTCCTGTCACGCGATGGCGCCCTTCATGGGGCAGGGCATGAACTGCGGCTTCGAGGACGCCCGGGTCCTTGTCGCCTGCCTCGACGCCTCCGCCGACTGGGCGGCGGGCCTGGCCGCCTACGAGAAGTCGCGGACCGAGGACGCCGACGCGATCTCCCGGCTCTCCTACCGGCACTACTTCACCATGGCCAACCCACCTCGCGAGGAGACCTCGGCGGACGTGCTGCGCGGGCGGCTGACGGTCCTCTTCCCCGACCGGTTCGTGCCGCTGTACGAGCGGTGCGCCTTCAGCGAGGAGAGCTACGCCTCCGTACTGCGCGACGACCGGCGTTTGGACCGGCTCGTGGCGGATCTGCTGGCCCGGTACGGCACCGGACTGGTCTCGGCTCCGGACGACCGGCTGCGCGCCTGCACCCCTCCCCCCACCCCGACCACAGCCACCCTGGAGGACTCCGGATGTTCGTGA
- a CDS encoding (2,3-dihydroxybenzoyl)adenylate synthase, translating to MLDGFVHWPEELAAELRRTGVWRGRPIGDLLHESCRRNAGRVAVVCGERRMTYAELSRRADGLAGGLIQLGIKPLDRVVVHLPNVPEFVVLVFALLRAGAVPVLALPGHRRTEISHLCAHSGAVAYVVKDEFGGFDYRTIAREIPSVPHVIVSGDAQEFTQLESLDSRDVALPRVDASDPALFLLSGGTTGLPKLIPRTHDDYEYVMRACAEAMQVGEEVVYLAVNPVAHQAALACPGVFGSLLLGGKAVLTSSVRPDDVFSLIRREGVTVTTVVPSVLRLWADSERPPGELSHLLIQVGSAPLDPALARRAAQVLGCRIQRWYGISEGLLTHTRLDDPEEVAVNTDGRPMSPGDEVWIVDESGNPVPEGEAGEMQVRGPYTIRGYYRAPEENARSFTPDGFFRTGDLVRRDPDGNIVIVGRIKDVINRAGEKVSAEELERHLRTHPAVQDAAVIGVADSVLGERTYAFVVLDEADVRPSAMKEFLRGRGLAAYKIPDRLIPMPQLPRTPMGKVDKKALRAGIAASKR from the coding sequence ATGCTTGACGGTTTTGTGCACTGGCCCGAAGAACTCGCGGCGGAGCTGCGCCGGACGGGGGTCTGGCGCGGCCGGCCGATCGGTGACTTGCTGCACGAGTCGTGCCGACGCAACGCCGGGCGGGTGGCCGTGGTGTGCGGCGAGCGCCGGATGACCTACGCGGAGCTGTCCCGGCGGGCGGACGGACTGGCGGGCGGCCTGATCCAGCTGGGCATCAAGCCCTTGGACCGGGTGGTGGTGCACCTCCCCAACGTCCCGGAGTTCGTCGTCCTGGTCTTCGCGCTGCTGCGGGCCGGTGCCGTCCCGGTGCTGGCGCTGCCCGGTCACCGCAGAACGGAGATCTCGCATCTGTGCGCCCACTCCGGCGCTGTCGCCTATGTGGTGAAGGACGAGTTCGGCGGGTTCGACTACCGCACGATCGCCCGGGAGATCCCGTCGGTCCCGCACGTGATTGTCAGCGGTGACGCCCAGGAGTTCACCCAGCTGGAGTCGCTGGACTCCCGTGACGTCGCGCTGCCGCGGGTGGACGCGTCCGACCCCGCCCTGTTCCTGCTCTCCGGTGGCACCACCGGACTGCCGAAGTTGATCCCCCGCACCCACGACGACTACGAGTACGTCATGCGGGCCTGCGCGGAGGCGATGCAGGTGGGCGAGGAGGTGGTGTACCTGGCCGTCAACCCGGTCGCGCACCAGGCGGCCCTCGCCTGTCCGGGCGTGTTCGGCAGTCTCCTGCTGGGCGGGAAGGCGGTCCTCACGTCGAGCGTGCGGCCCGATGACGTCTTCTCACTGATCCGCCGCGAGGGGGTTACCGTGACCACTGTCGTGCCCTCGGTGCTGCGGCTGTGGGCCGATTCCGAACGGCCGCCCGGTGAACTGTCCCACCTGCTGATTCAGGTGGGCAGCGCGCCGCTCGACCCGGCCTTGGCGCGCCGTGCGGCCCAGGTGTTGGGCTGCCGGATCCAGCGGTGGTACGGCATCAGCGAGGGGCTGCTGACCCACACCCGGCTCGACGACCCTGAGGAGGTGGCCGTCAACACGGACGGCCGCCCGATGTCACCGGGTGACGAGGTCTGGATCGTCGACGAGTCGGGGAACCCCGTGCCCGAGGGCGAGGCGGGCGAGATGCAGGTACGGGGGCCGTACACCATCCGCGGGTACTACCGGGCCCCCGAGGAGAACGCCCGCTCGTTCACGCCGGACGGCTTCTTCCGCACCGGTGACCTCGTGCGGCGCGACCCGGACGGCAATATCGTGATCGTCGGCAGGATCAAGGACGTCATCAACCGAGCCGGCGAGAAGGTCTCCGCGGAGGAGCTGGAGCGGCATCTGCGCACCCACCCCGCCGTGCAGGACGCGGCCGTGATCGGCGTGGCGGACAGCGTGCTCGGCGAACGGACCTACGCGTTCGTCGTCCTCGACGAGGCGGACGTCCGTCCGTCGGCCATGAAGGAGTTCCTCAGGGGCCGCGGCCTGGCCGCCTACAAGATCCCCGACCGACTGATACCGATGCCGCAGCTTCCGCGCACACCGATGGGCAAGGTCGACAAGAAGGCGCTGCGCGCGGGGATCGCCGCCTCAAAACGCTGA
- a CDS encoding tyrosine-type recombinase/integrase has translation MPTHPDVSCEESCSLSKLAIGESSLLSADHVRALLEWLQEESSGAVFPFLAAMAGTALSPGEAVSVRVQDVTLPDGEFGEVLVRAGESRRVPVSPDVVGVLRRWIDEAGLEAEDLLFPAERGGALASSEYKRAWRRARQAVLSPDEVQAGLGEQVSSLRDSCLDRWLEAGVPAWGVAEWAGVSESWIALRYPHRFRLEDIEIDWEHLEESLRLPGIPER, from the coding sequence ATGCCGACGCATCCCGATGTCTCGTGTGAGGAGTCATGTAGCTTGTCGAAGCTGGCAATAGGTGAATCGTCCTTGCTCTCTGCGGACCATGTTCGCGCCCTTCTGGAGTGGCTCCAGGAGGAATCTTCGGGAGCCGTTTTCCCTTTCCTCGCCGCTATGGCGGGCACCGCCCTTTCGCCGGGTGAAGCAGTCTCGGTACGGGTGCAGGACGTGACGCTCCCGGACGGGGAGTTCGGGGAGGTGTTGGTCCGTGCCGGCGAGAGCCGGAGGGTTCCTGTCTCCCCGGACGTCGTGGGTGTGCTGAGGCGCTGGATCGACGAGGCGGGTTTGGAAGCTGAAGACCTGCTGTTCCCGGCCGAGCGGGGTGGGGCGTTGGCGTCCTCCGAATACAAGAGGGCGTGGAGGCGCGCTCGCCAAGCGGTGTTGAGCCCGGACGAGGTGCAGGCGGGCTTGGGGGAGCAGGTCTCCAGCCTGCGTGACTCCTGTCTGGACCGCTGGCTCGAGGCGGGCGTTCCTGCGTGGGGTGTCGCCGAGTGGGCTGGCGTGAGTGAGAGCTGGATTGCGCTGCGGTACCCGCACCGCTTCCGGCTGGAAGACATCGAGATCGACTGGGAGCACCTGGAAGAGAGCCTGCGCCTTCCGGGCATTCCCGAGCGGTAG
- a CDS encoding isocitrate/isopropylmalate dehydrogenase family protein codes for MTTIAVIPGDGIGPEVIGPALDVLEALGLGVRTDVLDHVNAEAYLRTGTALTGADLDRIRSGEAALLGAVGDPRLGDTPYVREVLTTLRLELDLYVNYRPARLWHDRLSPLRDPSRRAIDCVIVRENTEGLYSGIGGVTRTGSPQEVAVDVDLSTRHGVSRVLDFAFSVARRSVCLVDKANAVRNGGQLWQRCWSEAVARHPHVEASHLYVDTAALRLATDPTAFDVIVTNNSYGDILSDLTAALAGGLGVAASANLNPATGRALFEPVHGSAPDIAGTGTANPFGAILSVALLVEHLGRTEEADAVRRAVAAAVATGCVTPDLGGSLGTKEVGTAVLAKLRRP; via the coding sequence TTGACCACCATCGCCGTGATCCCCGGTGACGGCATCGGCCCCGAGGTGATCGGGCCGGCGCTGGACGTCCTCGAGGCCCTCGGCCTCGGAGTGCGCACGGACGTCCTGGACCACGTCAACGCTGAGGCGTACCTGCGCACCGGAACAGCCCTGACCGGAGCCGACCTCGACCGGATCAGGTCCGGCGAGGCGGCGCTCCTCGGCGCCGTCGGCGATCCCCGGCTCGGTGACACCCCGTACGTGCGCGAGGTCCTCACCACCCTGCGCCTCGAACTCGACCTCTACGTCAACTACCGCCCCGCCAGGCTTTGGCACGACAGGCTCAGTCCGCTGCGCGACCCATCCCGCCGGGCGATCGACTGCGTGATCGTCAGGGAGAACACCGAGGGGCTCTACAGCGGCATCGGAGGCGTCACCCGCACCGGGAGCCCCCAGGAGGTCGCCGTCGACGTGGACCTCAGCACCCGTCACGGCGTGTCGCGCGTACTGGACTTCGCCTTCTCCGTGGCACGCAGGTCGGTGTGCCTCGTCGACAAGGCCAACGCCGTCCGCAACGGCGGGCAGCTGTGGCAGCGGTGCTGGAGCGAGGCGGTGGCACGGCACCCGCACGTTGAGGCGTCCCACCTCTACGTGGACACCGCCGCCCTGCGGCTGGCCACCGATCCGACCGCCTTCGACGTCATCGTCACCAACAACTCCTACGGCGACATCCTGAGCGACCTCACGGCCGCGCTCGCCGGCGGCCTGGGCGTCGCGGCGTCGGCCAACCTCAACCCCGCGACCGGACGGGCGCTCTTCGAGCCCGTGCACGGCAGCGCCCCGGACATCGCGGGCACCGGCACCGCCAACCCGTTCGGCGCGATCCTCTCCGTGGCCCTGCTCGTCGAGCACCTGGGCCGGACCGAGGAGGCGGACGCGGTGCGCCGGGCGGTCGCCGCGGCAGTGGCGACCGGCTGTGTCACCCCCGACCTCGGCGGATCCCTCGGCACGAAGGAGGTGGGCACCGCGGTCCTGGCGAAACTGCGGCGGCCGTAG
- a CDS encoding IS5 family transposase (programmed frameshift), producing MVGIVERLVPDELWELFQRVVPEVPSRPQGGGRRRHGDREVLAAIVFVATSGCTWQQLPSASFGPSGATAHRRFSEWSKARVWAKLHRLVLDELGARGELDWSRCAIDSVNMRALKKGDLTGPNPVDRGKYGSKIHLITERSGLPISVGISGANLHDSQALIPLVKGIPPIRSRRGRRRRKPGKLHADKGYDYSHLRRWLRERGITHRIARKGVESSQRLGRHRWTVERTMAWLAGCRRLHRRYERKADHFLAFTSIACTLICYRRLTK from the exons ATGGTGGGGATCGTTGAGCGGTTGGTGCCGGACGAGTTGTGGGAGTTGTTCCAGCGGGTGGTGCCGGAGGTGCCGTCGAGGCCGCAGGGCGGTGGTCGGCGTCGGCACGGTGACCGGGAAGTGCTGGCCGCGATCGTCTTCGTGGCCACGTCGGGTTGCACCTGGCAGCAGCTGCCTTCGGCGTCGTTCGGCCCGTCCGGAGCAACGGCCCACCGGCGGTTCTCGGAGTGGTCGAAGGCCAGGGTGTGGGCCAAGCTCCACCGCCTGGTCCTCGACGAACTCGGCGCCCGCGGCGAGCTGGACTGGTCGCGGTGCGCGATCGACTCGGTGAACATGCGGGCCCTGAAAA AGGGGGACCTGACAGGTCCGAATCCTGTCGACCGGGGCAAGTACGGTTCGAAGATCCACCTGATCACGGAACGGTCGGGTCTGCCCATATCCGTCGGCATCTCCGGGGCCAACCTGCACGACAGCCAGGCCCTGATCCCGCTCGTGAAGGGCATCCCGCCGATCCGCTCCCGCCGCGGCCGGCGACGGCGCAAGCCCGGCAAACTCCACGCCGACAAGGGCTACGACTACTCCCACCTGCGGCGATGGTTACGCGAACGCGGCATCACCCACCGCATCGCCCGCAAGGGAGTCGAATCCTCGCAACGGCTGGGCCGCCACCGCTGGACCGTGGAGCGCACCATGGCCTGGCTCGCCGGCTGCCGCCGCCTTCACCGACGCTACGAACGCAAGGCCGATCACTTCCTCGCCTTCACCAGCATCGCCTGTACCCTCATCTGCTACCGCAGACTCACCAAATGA